The Phycisphaeraceae bacterium genome contains the following window.
GCGAAGGTCTCTTCGATCACTTCCAGCACGCACTCATGGAAACCGCAACGCTTCCCGAATCCTACTTCGACGTCATCTACAGCTTCATGGTCATGGAGCACGTCGCTGAGCCCGAAAAATTCCTCGCCGCCTCCGCACGCTGCCTCAAGCCCGGAGGCGTCCACATCTTCATGACCCCCAACGCCGGACACTACTTCACCATCAGCGCTTCGCTCATGCACAAGCTCAAAATCGACGAACTCGTCCTCCGCCTCCTCAAGCGAGGCGAAGAAGAGTCGTACCACTACCCCGTTCAATACAAGTGCAACTCGCCCCGGCAGATCACCGCCGCCGCAACCCGCGCCGGCTACAGCACATGCCAGTACGCCTTCCTCGAATCCGAAGGCCCAACAGGCTACATGAAGGGCCCCCTCGTCCTCGCCTACCACGCCCTGCGATTCAAACGCAAGATCATCAAGTCACAAAAGTGCCTGCTCACACTCACCGCCCGGCTCACCCGCGCCTGACTCTCCGCCCGCGCCTCAAGGCCGCCGCTGCTGCTTGCGCACACCCTCAGGCATCGCATCCACAAACTGCGCCATCGGCGCATCACGCTGAAACGTCAGAAACTGCCCCGCAATCGCAGGCATCGCCGGCATCACGTTCCACGACCACAACGAAGGCCCGAACTTCCTCGACCTGCGATCAAGCACGCTCACAAACGATCCATACGAAAACCCCGGAACCCAATGCGCCGTGAAGTGATACGAAATCGGTATCACCTCATCAAGCTCATCATGCGTCCCAAAATACTTCAGCGGCCGCTCAAACTGCTGCGTCCACGCCGAACTCGCCTGCAACTTCACAATGTCCACCGGAATCCACGCCAGCCGACGCTTCTCATCTGCCTCCGATTCGTCATACAACGCAAACTCCACCCACGCCCGCAACGAATCCGCATCGCCCGGCCTCGGCCTGTTCAAAGGCCTGCGATAGTCATACCCGATCACCACACGCGCCGGAATCCCCGCAGCCCGATACGTCGCAACCAGCAGCGTCACCAGATCAAACTTCGACCCACGCCCTTCACGCAGCGCACGCTCAGGACCCTCCACATGAAACGCGCCAAACGCCGTCGTCGCAGCCCCAAGCCCACCTAGCGGCCCCGCCGGACCATCCACTCCACGCCCGCTCACCCTATACGACTGCGCAACCTTCATCGCCAGCCACTTGGCTGTCAACGCCGGCGCCAACGCCTGCGGGTTCCCCTCCGTCCATTCCTGCACCTTCTCGCGCACCTGCGTCAGGTCATAAGGCCCATCAGGACCATAATCGATAAACATCTCCGGCTCAAACGTCGACTTGCACACCGCTGGCCAGTCCGTCGGCCACCCGATTGTCCGCGCCTTCGCCTCGTCATACTCCGTACGCCAACTCCGCCCATACGTCGTCATCTGCAACGTCATCTGGCGCACCTTCGCAATCTCGCCGAAGTTCATCTCCACCAGAAACGTCCCACCAGGCAGAGGCACCCCCTCCGATCGATTCACAAAAACCCGCGGCTCATCATCCACCAACTGATCGTTGATGAACAACTTCACATCCAGATGATCCAGAAACACCTGCGCATGACTCGACGACGGCGCAAGCGGAAAAAAAACATTCCCGCTCATCGCGTCAAACGACTTTGTCGCGGTATACACACGATCCGAACTCGGGCTTGTATCGTCAAAGTTCCCCACGCCAAGTCGCGTAGCGAACTTCCATTCCTTCGGCCTCGTCAGCGTCAAAACGCTGTGAACGTCCCACCACACTTCCTGCGCACTGGCCATCATCGTCATCGACGCCACAACGCCCATCACACCAAGCACCCTTGTACGCCTCATTCGATGGTCTCCATCGGGCCAGCCGCCACGGTCAGCGCCTTCAAACCGAGCGAGCAGTGCTCAACTCTTCGCTTGGTCCATGGCTCGGGTTCCCGCTGTGCCAAAAGCATATCGCCTCGACAACCCTCGAACCAACACCCGCACCTCCTACAGTTAAGCCGTACAAAAGGAGCGTTTCGTGACAATCTCCGCAAAAACCCGCATCGAAAAAGACTCAATGGGCGAAATGCCCGTCCCCGCCGACGTCCTCTACGGCGCATCCACACAACGCGCAGTCCTCAACTTCCCAATCTCAGGCCGCCCCGTTCCGCCACAACTCATTCAGGCATACGCGATCCTCAAGTCCGCATGCGCACACGCCAACGAAAAACTCGGCAAACTCGATCCTGATCGCACAAATGCCATCGCCCAGGCATGCAATCAGATCCACAACGCCCTCCCCGATCATGGCGGCCTCGCAATGCACTTCCCCATCGACATCTTCCAGACCGGTTCCGGCACAAGCACCAACATGAACCTCAACGAGGTCATCGCAAACCTCGTCTGCATCGCACGCAACAAACCAATCGGCTCCTCCAAAGACGCCGCATACCTCACCGCAGGCGGCGTCCACCCAAACGATCACGTCAACATGGGTCAGTCCTCCAACGACACCTTCCCGACCGCAATGAACCTCGCCGCCGGCATCGCAATCAAGAATCAACTCCTCCCCGCCATCACCCGCATGAAAAACGATCTCGAACGCAAAGCCGCCGCGTGGGATCACATCGTCAAGATCGGCCGCACACACCTACAGGACGCAACCCCAATCCGCCTCGGGCAGGAATTCTCAGGCTACGCCGCACAAATGGCACACGCCGAAGAACGACTCCACCGCGTCCTCCACGTCATCGGCGAACTCGCAATCGGAGGCACCGCCGTCGGCACCGGCATCAACACCCACCCACGCTTCGCAGGCCTCGTCGCCGCAGAACTCACCCGCGTCACCGGCGTTCACTTCCGCGAAGCAACCAACCACTTCGAAGCACAACACACCCGCGACGCCATCGTCGGCGCAAGCGCAAACCTCCGCACCATCGCCGTCAGCATCACCAAAATCGCAAACGACATCCGCTGGCTCGGGTCCGGGCCACGCTGCGGCATCGGAGAACTCAAAATCCCCGCCGTCCAGCCCGGCTCGTCCATCATGCCCGGCAAGGTCAACCCCGTCATCTGCGAAGCCGCCATCATGGCTTGTTGCCAGGTCATCGGCAACGACACCGCAATCATGGTCGGAGGCCTCGGAGGCGTCGGATCACTCCTCGACCTCAACGTCGCAATGCCAATGATGATCGCAAACCTCCTCGACTCCATCTCCCTCCTCGCAAACACCGCAAACGTCTTCACCTCAAACCTGCTCGAAGGCCTCGAACCCGACCAGGCACGCTGCGCTTCCCTCATCGAAGGCAGCCTCGCCATGTGCACCAGCCTCGTTCCCGTCATCGGCTACGACAAATCCGCCGCACTCGCCTATCAGGCATACCGCGAAGGCAAGACCGTTCGTCAACTCGCCCTCGAACAGAAACTTCTCCCCGAAGCCGAACTCGCACGCCTCCTCGATCCAATGACCATGACGCGCCCATCCGAAGATTGATCCGCGCCCACTCTGCCTCACACCTTCACCGTGCCTCCATACCCCAGCGACTCCAGCGACTCTTCCCCGCACATCTTCATCAACTCCGCTTCCACCGCCTCAGGTATCTCCCATCGGCGCACCGACCCTTCATGAGGCCGTCCGAACCTCCGCGTGTTCTCATCTCCATACCCCTCGTGGTGCTCGCGCCCGCCATACGCCACCATCCCCGGCTCAAACTCCAGCCCAAGGTGCGCACACACTCGCCGCAATTCGTCCTCCGCGCTCGTGCATAACTCTTCATATCGCACCACGCAGCAGCCCTGCTCACGCACGAATCCCCCCAGCCGCCGCACATCGCCCGCCACACCACCGATCTGCGATTCAAGCATCGCGCCCTCTGCGTGCCTCCATGTATGCCGCGACCACAGAATCCCGCGAGGGTCGCGCGCCAGCACCACAAACTTCGCCTCCGGAAACAAAACCCGCAGCGCCCCAGCCATCGGCAGGTATGGCGGAGTCTTGTCCACAAACACCAACGCCCCATCAGGCATGTTCGCCGCATAAAACCGCCCCGCAAACGCACGGCAGCACGCAACAAACTGCTCCCGCGACAAATGGCTCTTGATCGCCGCCGCCGCCTGCCCAGGCTTGTACACCGGGCTCTCCCCAGTCCCCTCCCACATGTTCAGCAGAGGCAGCAGAAACCACGTCTCCGCCGGGCTGTACACCCGCGAATGCGAATCAAGCATCTTCCGCAGCAGCGTCGTCCCGCTCCGAAACGCACCGAGCACAAACGCAAGCCCACGCCCAGTCTCAAAATCCGCAGCCGTCGGAGCTCTCGATTTCATCTCACACGTGTTCATCTCACAACTATCGACCCCCTCCGCGCAATCCGGTTCAACACACGCCCCACGCAAACACTCATCGCGCAATTCCTGCGCACTCCAATAAAAAGAGCGGCGCCCATGCGCCGCTCTGAGTTCATTCCATCTTCTCGAAAACCTTACGACCCGGGAGGTCCGATCGGCGTGCCAACATCGCCCCCGCCAGGCATCGGACGGCCGTTCTGCCCGCCCGGCCCAGGCCCCGGATCGCAATACCCAGGAGACCAGTTGGTCAGGAAAATCTGCAAGTCCGCGTACGTGATCAGACCGTCATTGTTCAAATCCGCCCACGGATCGCCCGCGTACCACAAATCAAGGAAAATCATCAGGTCTTCAACCGTCACGATCCCGTCACCATTCATATCGCCCGGACAACGTTGATTCAGCGGCGGACACAGGAAGAACTCTCCATCGCTCACACGCTTCCCGTACATCCGCACGCGATAACTCACCCACGTCTTCTCCGCCGCCCCAGGAATCCCGTCCCATCCAAACGGCGCCAGGTCCACCGTGTACTCGCCGTCATTGTCATCAAACGGCTCGGCCGGAATCCAGTCCGTGATCGTGATCGTCCAGTTGCCGCTCGTCAATTCGCCCCAGTGCTTGTACGTCGTAAACGTCCACTCCGT
Protein-coding sequences here:
- a CDS encoding class I SAM-dependent methyltransferase, which codes for MTNATHSPSATSDIITPAGRTLSAQLAQTIAPQRPYDDDPFDKLAQQYNFLLTSDRRRVFSRLVIKECERVRRESAGPVRVLDIGCGRGIGRQTVYTEAMRAYIDEFWGIEPDDQVTPREGLFDHFQHALMETATLPESYFDVIYSFMVMEHVAEPEKFLAASARCLKPGGVHIFMTPNAGHYFTISASLMHKLKIDELVLRLLKRGEEESYHYPVQYKCNSPRQITAAATRAGYSTCQYAFLESEGPTGYMKGPLVLAYHALRFKRKIIKSQKCLLTLTARLTRA
- a CDS encoding sulfotransferase translates to MKSRAPTAADFETGRGLAFVLGAFRSGTTLLRKMLDSHSRVYSPAETWFLLPLLNMWEGTGESPVYKPGQAAAAIKSHLSREQFVACCRAFAGRFYAANMPDGALVFVDKTPPYLPMAGALRVLFPEAKFVVLARDPRGILWSRHTWRHAEGAMLESQIGGVAGDVRRLGGFVREQGCCVVRYEELCTSAEDELRRVCAHLGLEFEPGMVAYGGREHHEGYGDENTRRFGRPHEGSVRRWEIPEAVEAELMKMCGEESLESLGYGGTVKV
- a CDS encoding class II fumarate hydratase, giving the protein MGEMPVPADVLYGASTQRAVLNFPISGRPVPPQLIQAYAILKSACAHANEKLGKLDPDRTNAIAQACNQIHNALPDHGGLAMHFPIDIFQTGSGTSTNMNLNEVIANLVCIARNKPIGSSKDAAYLTAGGVHPNDHVNMGQSSNDTFPTAMNLAAGIAIKNQLLPAITRMKNDLERKAAAWDHIVKIGRTHLQDATPIRLGQEFSGYAAQMAHAEERLHRVLHVIGELAIGGTAVGTGINTHPRFAGLVAAELTRVTGVHFREATNHFEAQHTRDAIVGASANLRTIAVSITKIANDIRWLGSGPRCGIGELKIPAVQPGSSIMPGKVNPVICEAAIMACCQVIGNDTAIMVGGLGGVGSLLDLNVAMPMMIANLLDSISLLANTANVFTSNLLEGLEPDQARCASLIEGSLAMCTSLVPVIGYDKSAALAYQAYREGKTVRQLALEQKLLPEAELARLLDPMTMTRPSED
- a CDS encoding transglutaminase domain-containing protein; protein product: MRRTRVLGVMGVVASMTMMASAQEVWWDVHSVLTLTRPKEWKFATRLGVGNFDDTSPSSDRVYTATKSFDAMSGNVFFPLAPSSSHAQVFLDHLDVKLFINDQLVDDEPRVFVNRSEGVPLPGGTFLVEMNFGEIAKVRQMTLQMTTYGRSWRTEYDEAKARTIGWPTDWPAVCKSTFEPEMFIDYGPDGPYDLTQVREKVQEWTEGNPQALAPALTAKWLAMKVAQSYRVSGRGVDGPAGPLGGLGAATTAFGAFHVEGPERALREGRGSKFDLVTLLVATYRAAGIPARVVIGYDYRRPLNRPRPGDADSLRAWVEFALYDESEADEKRRLAWIPVDIVKLQASSAWTQQFERPLKYFGTHDELDEVIPISYHFTAHWVPGFSYGSFVSVLDRRSRKFGPSLWSWNVMPAMPAIAGQFLTFQRDAPMAQFVDAMPEGVRKQQRRP